A region of Selenomonadales bacterium 4137-cl DNA encodes the following proteins:
- a CDS encoding tripartite tricarboxylate transporter substrate binding protein, whose amino-acid sequence MKKTRLTIIATVLVCLALVFTAGCSDKKAAKFPSEPITMIVNYGGGGGTDISARALAQAAEKHLGVPVTVINKAGGVGTTGIIELKNKKPDGYTIGVVTYAPLAIVPHQMKVPYTPEDFNYICAYGIYRYGLAVKADSPYKTVDDLVAAAAKKPDGMPYVASGYPQPFVYQKISELKKVKFVHVPTKSGSETNTAVLGGHVESAVAVMSDLMPFVKSKEMRILASVSSARLEIAPDVPTLKEQGYDIAINSYMGVGVPKGVPADRLKVLREAFAKAFKDPEFQAVMKKMNVPANYIPGDEFGKICAEGYKESAENLKAMKKK is encoded by the coding sequence ATGAAAAAGACAAGGTTGACGATTATCGCTACGGTTCTGGTGTGTCTCGCCCTGGTGTTCACAGCCGGCTGCTCCGACAAAAAGGCGGCAAAGTTTCCCTCCGAGCCGATTACCATGATCGTCAATTACGGCGGCGGCGGCGGTACGGACATTTCAGCCAGGGCGTTGGCGCAGGCGGCCGAAAAGCACCTCGGCGTCCCGGTCACCGTAATCAACAAGGCCGGTGGCGTAGGAACCACGGGCATCATCGAATTGAAAAACAAAAAGCCTGACGGGTACACGATCGGCGTGGTCACATACGCGCCGTTGGCCATCGTTCCCCATCAGATGAAAGTTCCCTACACCCCGGAAGATTTTAACTATATCTGCGCCTACGGCATCTATCGTTACGGGCTGGCCGTCAAAGCAGATTCGCCGTACAAGACGGTGGACGACCTTGTCGCCGCGGCGGCGAAGAAACCTGACGGCATGCCTTACGTGGCTTCCGGATATCCCCAGCCGTTCGTTTACCAGAAAATCAGCGAATTGAAAAAAGTCAAATTCGTTCACGTCCCCACAAAATCCGGCAGCGAAACCAATACCGCCGTACTGGGCGGGCATGTCGAATCCGCCGTTGCCGTAATGTCCGACCTGATGCCGTTCGTCAAATCCAAGGAAATGCGCATCCTCGCTTCCGTTAGCTCGGCCCGCCTCGAAATCGCGCCCGATGTTCCCACCCTGAAAGAACAGGGCTATGACATCGCGATCAACTCGTATATGGGGGTCGGCGTGCCCAAGGGCGTTCCCGCCGATCGTCTGAAGGTCCTGCGGGAAGCGTTTGCCAAGGCGTTTAAAGATCCCGAGTTCCAGGCCGTCATGAAGAAAATGAACGTCCCGGCGAACTACATCCCCGGTGACGAATTCGGCAAAATCTGCGCGGAAGGTTACAAAGAATCGGCCGAAAACCTGAAAGCGATGAAGAAGAAATAA
- a CDS encoding tripartite tricarboxylate transporter permease yields the protein MFELLLGGFATVLSTPSILISLIIGVVLGTVLGAIPGLTATMAIALVIPLTFYMDPVQSLSMLIGAYNGGTFGGSISAILLGAPGTPAAAATVADGFKMALQGKGAKAIKMALFASVSGCLFSCIVLVLIAEPIARYALKFGPAEYTVLMVFSLTIIGSAAGKSVIKGFIGGLLGLLFGMVGLDSIASVTRFTFDSPNLASGIDLIVMLIGSLALSEVLVQVESVARGKVDAHLPPPRQPDDARLSWREYIANIKTIARSAAIGCGIGALPGLGTTLAAYIGYDMAKRNSKHPEEFGQGAIEGVAAAETANNAVCGANLIPLLALGVPGDAMAAIMIGAFMVQGLTPGPLVFREAPQVIAGLYAGLILSNLLLALFVMTCYKGFTKVSQLETTVIFPVVFVFCFIGVYALNQSVTDVWIMLFFAVIGYIMVKFDYSPATMMIGFILSPLLEVNLRQALLISGNNPAIFFSTPITWFFWLVTVYSVFTIIRSRRRSSKPI from the coding sequence ATGTTCGAATTGCTGTTGGGCGGCTTTGCGACCGTGCTGTCTACTCCGTCCATTCTCATATCCCTCATAATTGGCGTGGTTCTCGGAACGGTACTGGGAGCTATACCCGGGCTGACAGCAACTATGGCGATCGCGCTGGTCATCCCGCTAACCTTTTACATGGACCCTGTCCAGTCGCTGTCAATGCTGATCGGCGCGTACAACGGCGGAACCTTCGGCGGCAGCATCTCGGCGATTCTGCTCGGTGCCCCGGGGACGCCCGCGGCGGCGGCGACGGTGGCGGACGGCTTCAAGATGGCGCTGCAGGGAAAAGGCGCCAAAGCGATCAAAATGGCGCTGTTCGCGTCGGTTTCGGGCTGCCTGTTCAGCTGCATCGTGCTGGTGCTTATCGCCGAACCGATCGCCCGGTATGCGCTGAAGTTCGGTCCGGCCGAATACACCGTCCTGATGGTCTTCTCGCTCACCATTATCGGCTCGGCGGCCGGCAAGTCGGTAATCAAAGGTTTTATCGGCGGTCTGCTTGGCCTGTTGTTCGGCATGGTCGGGCTGGATTCGATCGCTTCCGTGACCAGGTTCACCTTCGACTCGCCGAACTTGGCCAGCGGCATTGACTTGATCGTCATGCTGATCGGGTCGCTGGCGCTTTCCGAAGTGCTTGTCCAGGTCGAATCGGTGGCGCGGGGCAAGGTCGACGCACACCTGCCCCCTCCCCGTCAACCGGACGACGCGCGGCTGTCCTGGCGGGAGTATATAGCCAATATCAAAACAATCGCCCGCTCCGCCGCCATCGGCTGCGGCATCGGGGCGCTGCCCGGCCTGGGGACCACGCTGGCCGCCTACATCGGCTACGACATGGCGAAGAGAAATTCCAAGCATCCCGAGGAATTCGGCCAGGGGGCAATAGAGGGCGTGGCCGCCGCCGAGACCGCCAACAACGCGGTTTGCGGCGCCAACCTCATCCCCCTGCTGGCGTTGGGCGTTCCCGGCGACGCGATGGCGGCGATCATGATCGGCGCGTTCATGGTTCAGGGACTTACGCCGGGGCCGCTGGTATTTCGCGAAGCCCCCCAGGTCATCGCCGGCCTGTACGCAGGCTTGATTCTGTCGAACCTCCTGCTCGCCCTGTTTGTCATGACCTGCTACAAAGGCTTCACCAAGGTGTCGCAGCTTGAGACAACGGTAATTTTCCCGGTCGTGTTCGTCTTCTGCTTCATCGGCGTATACGCTCTGAACCAAAGCGTTACCGACGTGTGGATAATGCTCTTCTTCGCGGTGATCGGCTATATCATGGTCAAATTCGACTACTCGCCGGCCACGATGATGATCGGCTTTATCCTGTCGCCGCTCCTGGAGGTGAACCTCCGGCAGGCGTTGCTGATTTCGGGCAATAACCCGGCGATCTTCTTTTCGACGCCGATAACCTGGTTCTTCTGGCTGGTTACCGTTTACTCCGTCTTCACCATTATCAGAAGCAGACGGCGGAGTAGTAAACCAATATAA
- a CDS encoding sigma 54-interacting transcriptional regulator, translating to MNPTAPKNVLIVSMRKMPATNLAKSLQDIFGKAVNFSIHSYLEQGNLAGSGSPDLILASGEKSYARILDTHPHEKIILAKRDLALPLFFERVFLLPRGKKVLVINETHAGTLDTIQNLINIGIDYLDFKPYWQDCGLPVDSDIDTAISPGMLHICPDNIKIKIDVGMRQLSISVFIRMLNELDLDPGYTEKFISYNKKVLVNAYQRLSEQYLCAETLRLSLESILNNINEAIISVQNFNISECNPAAERLLGLKKAAVLGRNIYDVMGDQFRGYHRRENETDNILFFNNKKLFVTFLPSTETVSNGIFTFKEIREIEKMEESVRKILYKKDNGYTAKYAFKDIVAQTASMHELLGRAESMAQFDETVLITGESGTGKELLAQAIHNASPRRDRPFVAVNFGAIPDNLIESELFGYEEGAFTGAKKSGKKGLFELAHNGTIFLDEIGNSSTWIQSRLLRVLEAKELMRLGDTKVIPVNTRVIVATNKSLKELISQGLFREDLYYRLNVFPLNIPPLRERKGCLGHLLHHFLRTAGINKPITEEAYRLLMDYQWPGNVRELKNLASYLALQSNKDLISVEDLPDDIRIAATCQNVLPQTARDILQELALQFDLPLIFRVLAIFQKNTAGSKVLGRNKMLLLLQSQGIDISDGRLRTIIKHLESHHLIETGKTKQGTIISSAGRLVLGTLETMLGTAL from the coding sequence ATGAACCCCACAGCTCCCAAAAACGTTTTGATCGTGTCGATGCGAAAAATGCCGGCCACCAACCTTGCCAAATCATTGCAGGACATCTTCGGCAAAGCGGTTAATTTCAGCATCCATTCGTATTTGGAACAAGGAAACCTGGCGGGCTCCGGTTCTCCCGACCTGATACTGGCTTCCGGCGAGAAATCTTACGCAAGAATACTCGATACCCACCCGCACGAGAAAATTATCCTGGCGAAGCGCGACCTCGCCCTGCCGTTATTTTTCGAGCGGGTCTTTCTGCTGCCCAGGGGGAAAAAGGTGCTGGTAATCAACGAAACCCATGCCGGCACCCTTGACACTATCCAAAACCTCATTAATATCGGCATAGATTACCTGGATTTCAAGCCCTACTGGCAAGACTGCGGGCTGCCTGTCGACAGCGATATCGATACCGCGATCTCCCCCGGAATGCTGCATATCTGTCCCGACAACATAAAAATCAAAATCGACGTCGGCATGAGACAGTTGTCGATTTCCGTTTTTATCAGGATGCTAAATGAACTTGATCTCGATCCGGGGTACACCGAAAAATTCATTTCGTACAACAAAAAGGTGCTGGTCAATGCCTACCAGCGGCTGTCCGAGCAATACCTCTGCGCCGAGACGCTGCGCTTGTCGCTGGAGTCTATCCTTAACAACATCAACGAGGCCATTATTTCCGTGCAGAACTTCAATATCTCCGAATGCAACCCCGCTGCCGAGAGGCTGCTGGGCCTGAAAAAAGCCGCCGTACTTGGCAGGAATATTTATGATGTCATGGGCGACCAGTTCCGGGGATATCATCGCCGCGAAAACGAAACTGACAACATTCTCTTTTTTAACAACAAAAAACTTTTTGTTACTTTTCTGCCCTCTACCGAAACTGTCTCCAACGGCATTTTTACCTTTAAGGAAATTCGCGAAATCGAAAAAATGGAGGAAAGCGTAAGAAAAATCCTGTATAAAAAGGACAACGGCTATACCGCCAAATACGCTTTCAAGGACATTGTCGCCCAGACGGCTTCCATGCATGAGCTGCTGGGCCGTGCCGAATCGATGGCCCAGTTTGACGAGACGGTTCTTATTACCGGGGAAAGCGGCACCGGCAAAGAACTGCTCGCCCAGGCGATCCACAACGCGTCGCCGCGGCGGGACCGCCCCTTCGTAGCCGTTAACTTCGGCGCCATACCGGACAACCTCATCGAAAGCGAGCTATTTGGCTACGAGGAGGGCGCCTTTACGGGCGCGAAGAAATCGGGGAAAAAGGGTCTGTTTGAGTTAGCCCACAACGGGACTATTTTCCTTGATGAAATCGGCAATTCCTCGACCTGGATTCAGTCCCGCCTTCTTCGGGTCCTGGAAGCAAAAGAACTGATGCGCCTGGGCGATACGAAGGTTATTCCCGTTAATACCCGCGTTATTGTTGCAACTAACAAGAGCTTAAAAGAACTTATCAGCCAGGGCCTTTTCCGCGAAGATTTGTATTATCGGTTAAACGTTTTTCCGTTAAACATTCCCCCGCTACGGGAACGCAAGGGATGCCTGGGACATTTGCTGCACCACTTTTTACGGACGGCCGGGATCAACAAGCCTATAACCGAGGAAGCATACCGCCTGCTGATGGATTATCAGTGGCCCGGAAATGTGCGTGAGCTGAAAAATCTGGCTAGTTATCTCGCCCTGCAGAGCAACAAGGACCTTATATCGGTGGAGGACCTTCCCGATGACATAAGAATAGCTGCGACCTGCCAAAACGTCCTGCCGCAGACCGCCCGGGATATCCTGCAGGAACTGGCCCTGCAATTTGATTTACCGCTTATTTTTCGTGTACTGGCCATTTTTCAGAAAAATACAGCCGGCAGCAAAGTGCTCGGCCGTAATAAAATGCTGCTTTTGTTGCAAAGCCAAGGCATCGATATAAGCGACGGCCGGCTCCGCACGATTATCAAGCACCTGGAAAGCCATCACCTGATTGAGACCGGCAAAACCAAGCAGGGTACGATAATCAGCAGCGCGGGGCGCCTAGTGCTAGGAACGTTGGAAACTATGCTTGGGACCGCCCTTTAG
- a CDS encoding 3-hydroxyacyl-CoA dehydrogenase family protein produces MNINDVKKVAVLGTGTMGSGLAQVFAAAGYKVQSYDISPKALETSSTVIKTSLNTFVELGLMPESRIEEVLANIATTTSLEQAVGDADLIVEAIIEKIDAKKEIYQKVDALCPANAVIASNTSFLNIFEVMPERRQPNAAIAHFFAPAHIIPLVEVVKGEKTSEETVNMLVDILRKADKVPVVMEKFVPGFCINRMQRIIGREVFFLLDNGYITPENLDLAVKASLIPRAMVLGFVQRYDFTGLDLSAMNLENKGFLEAPHDNSPKSLFDRVKKGDYGVKTGKGFFDYSGRKMEEVLKKRDEELIRVFESVKDLIYKKI; encoded by the coding sequence GTGAACATAAATGATGTAAAGAAAGTCGCCGTTCTTGGCACCGGGACGATGGGTTCCGGGCTGGCGCAGGTTTTCGCTGCGGCGGGCTACAAAGTGCAGTCCTACGATATTTCCCCCAAAGCGCTGGAGACATCAAGCACGGTGATAAAAACCAGTCTTAATACCTTCGTCGAATTGGGGCTGATGCCGGAAAGCCGGATCGAAGAAGTGCTGGCGAATATAGCGACGACAACGTCCCTAGAACAGGCGGTCGGTGACGCGGACCTGATCGTCGAAGCAATTATCGAAAAAATCGACGCCAAGAAGGAAATCTATCAGAAAGTCGATGCTCTTTGTCCTGCCAATGCGGTCATTGCGAGTAACACTTCCTTTTTGAATATCTTTGAAGTCATGCCGGAACGCCGGCAGCCTAACGCGGCAATCGCCCACTTTTTCGCCCCGGCCCATATTATTCCCCTGGTAGAAGTCGTCAAGGGGGAAAAGACCTCTGAAGAAACGGTAAATATGCTGGTGGATATTTTGCGCAAGGCGGATAAAGTGCCGGTAGTAATGGAAAAGTTCGTTCCCGGGTTTTGCATCAACCGGATGCAGCGGATAATCGGTCGGGAAGTATTCTTCCTGCTCGATAATGGCTACATAACCCCCGAAAACCTCGATTTGGCGGTCAAGGCCAGCCTGATACCGCGAGCGATGGTGCTGGGCTTCGTGCAGCGCTACGACTTCACCGGTCTGGACCTGAGCGCGATGAACCTGGAGAACAAGGGCTTCCTCGAAGCGCCACACGACAACTCTCCCAAGAGCCTGTTCGACAGAGTCAAAAAAGGCGATTACGGCGTAAAAACCGGCAAAGGCTTCTTCGATTACAGCGGCAGAAAAATGGAAGAAGTCCTGAAAAAAAGAGACGAGGAACTTATCCGGGTTTTTGAATCGGTCAAGGACCTGATTTACAAAAAAATATAA
- a CDS encoding tripartite tricarboxylate transporter TctB family protein, protein MEISESRAEQAGGIILGVFSLLLYFVIIPAEIADVRGMGVSPRFMPQAVGILLFILAVSLFISGYRKRDRQGQKTYSLSRHEAKLVVKSLAVVAAYIVAFDMVGYLIPTIVVLGLLMYMYGQRKKKVLFSVALGLPVMIYLFFTKVLHMVLP, encoded by the coding sequence GTGGAAATTTCCGAATCCAGGGCGGAACAGGCGGGGGGAATAATATTAGGCGTTTTTTCGTTACTGCTGTATTTCGTGATTATTCCGGCGGAAATAGCCGATGTGCGCGGAATGGGCGTTTCGCCGCGGTTCATGCCGCAAGCGGTAGGCATACTGCTCTTTATCCTGGCGGTATCGTTGTTTATAAGCGGCTATCGCAAAAGAGACCGGCAGGGGCAGAAGACATATTCGCTCAGCCGGCATGAGGCCAAGCTCGTCGTAAAAAGCTTGGCGGTAGTCGCGGCGTATATCGTCGCCTTCGATATGGTGGGGTATCTGATCCCGACGATAGTGGTGCTGGGCTTGCTCATGTACATGTACGGTCAGCGCAAAAAGAAAGTGCTTTTCTCGGTTGCTTTGGGGCTGCCGGTGATGATCTACCTGTTTTTTACCAAGGTTCTGCACATGGTGCTGCCGTAA